In the Ictalurus punctatus breed USDA103 chromosome 7, Coco_2.0, whole genome shotgun sequence genome, one interval contains:
- the ccl20l gene encoding C-C motif chemokine 20-like — MFCLMTDALSLYSNLNGPLKHACCVKYTRTPVNFNQIKGFAEQSSREVCRIDAIIFLTKRNQKVCASAKDEWVRNILARLSSKMKKMSQQPHNKVNHTPTWSTSTNV; from the exons atgttctgTCTCATGACAGACGCAT TGTCGCTTTACAGTAATTTAA aTGGGCCGCTGAAACATGCCTGCTGCGTCAAATACACTCGCACACCAGTGAATTTCAATCAGATCAAAGGTTTCGCGGAGCAGAGTTCCCGCGAGGTGTGCCGCATCGACGCCATCAT ATTCCTGACAAAGCGTAACCAGAAAGTGTGTGCATCTGCAAAGGACGAGTGGGTGCGGAACATCCTAGCACGTCTGAG ctctaaaatgaaaaaaatgtctcaGCAACCTCATAACAAGGTCAACCATACCCCAACTTGGAGTACCTCCACGAATGTGTGA
- the ccl20l gene encoding C-C motif chemokine 20-like isoform X1 → MSLKVLTNVFAGCWLLCMFCLMTDAYGPLKHACCVKYTRTPVNFNQIKGFAEQSSREVCRIDAIIFLTKRNQKVCASAKDEWVRNILARLSSKMKKMSQQPHNKVNHTPTWSTSTNV, encoded by the exons ATGTCTCTGAAAGTTTTGACCAACGTTTTCGCTGGATGCTGgcttctgtgcatgttctgTCTCATGACAGACGCAT aTGGGCCGCTGAAACATGCCTGCTGCGTCAAATACACTCGCACACCAGTGAATTTCAATCAGATCAAAGGTTTCGCGGAGCAGAGTTCCCGCGAGGTGTGCCGCATCGACGCCATCAT ATTCCTGACAAAGCGTAACCAGAAAGTGTGTGCATCTGCAAAGGACGAGTGGGTGCGGAACATCCTAGCACGTCTGAG ctctaaaatgaaaaaaatgtctcaGCAACCTCATAACAAGGTCAACCATACCCCAACTTGGAGTACCTCCACGAATGTGTGA